Sequence from the Equus asinus isolate D_3611 breed Donkey chromosome 5, EquAss-T2T_v2, whole genome shotgun sequence genome:
TGGAGGGGAGGGGCCGGCGGGGACCCCAGCTGTAGCCTGCACAGGCCAATCTGAAAGAAGctgccaccccgcccccccatcTCCACGGAGGAGGAATGGTCCGATTTCTGGTCAGGGAGGTGGTTTTAGCGGCCAGAGGAGGGACGGGCCTCGGCTCCCCCGAGCCCTCCCTAGGAACAGATTGTGGGGAAAACCCCACCATACCTACCCGAGGGGGCTCCCAGATCCAAAACAGAGGGTCGGGAAAGTCCCCCCTCCCTGTAGCCCCGGGAGATCCAGTTCTCCCAGGAGCGGGATGGGgcacctgcccccaccccacttaAGGCTCGGCTACCGCCCCGCCCACTTCTCTGTTCCTGCCCCCACACCCAGTCCCTGCAGCACCCCCACCAGGATCCCCGGGGTTGGGAGATTAGATGTGCATTCCCCCTCTCTCCTGACCACCCCCTCTCGCCTGGTATaggcctctggggagggggcgACAGCACTGACCAGAAGCCGAACCCCCACCTCCACCCGAAGCAGAAAGCGTCCCCTCCCGAGGTCCCTATTCCTTTTTTTGGCTAGTGGGGAGACGGAGCGGTAGTCATACATTCTCCCTGGGGGGCGGGCGCACTTGTTTCCAATAAGGGAGTGGGCCTAGGGTGGAGGGGCAGCCACAATCGGTTCTCCGGGCTGCAACCCGCGAGGGGGGACTGCAGGGCACCGCAGAACTTTCCCTCTGCGCTCGCGAGTTTTCTGGGACCCGGTGCCCCACCCGGGGGCTCGGCGTCGCCAAGGGAGCGGGAGCGGGAGCGACTGAGCTGTCTGGGGCTCGTTCCCACGGCCTGGGGCGGGGGTCTCAGCGGGGCGGCCGGCATCGCGAGGAGAGGGCCCCCGGGCTAGAGGCCGGATCGCGGGGCAAGAGGCCGCCAGCCCAGGCTTCCAGGAGGGTTCGGTGGGGGAGCTCAGGGTCCCGGGGGTCCCGGCGGGGGCCCACCTTGCACGAGTACGTGTGCTGCACCGGGTCCACGTTGAGGATCTCCTCCACCGTGCCCGTGAGCACCACGTTCGCCTCCTCCTCCCGCCGCTCCAGCGCGCGCTCTGGGCACGTCCCGTCGGCGCCGGGCAGGGCGCGCGCGGCCACCACCAGGAGCAGCAGTAGCGGCTGCAGCTGGGCCAGGCCGGACCGCCGCAGGCTGGCCATGGCGCGGGCCGAGGACGGCGGAGGTGGCCAGAGCAAGCGCGCGGGCCGGGCCGCGCCGGGGACGGGACTGGACAGGACGGGACGCAGCTCCCGGGAGGCGGCGggcgcgcgggcggcgcgggggcggGACACGGAGCAGCTCCgcccccgctccgccccccccccacccccccccgcccgTGCCCGCCCTCGGCCCGCCCGGCGCCCTGCGACCCGCGCGGCCGCGAACAAAGCGCTGGGAGTGCGGCGCCAGCCGGAGGCCGGGCTGGGAAGGGTGGGAGCCGGGCGGGGTCGGGCCAAGGTGGGTGGTGAGACTGGCCAGGGCGGACcgggcggggagcggggcgggCCCTGGGCGCGCTCTCTGCTGCGGCGCTCCCCCACGGACGCTCCTCCCCCGCCCGCGCGGACTCTTCCCCCCCCAGGAAATGCGGCTGAAATCGGGTTAATGCATAATCTGGACGACGTGACGGGACTTCCAAGGGGCTTCAGACTGCGCCGGGGCCGCAGCGGCGGGGATTCCTAGCGGCGGGGAGGGGCTGTCAGATCCTGGGACCCCGCCGCCCCTCGGGCCCTGCAGGGCTGCGCTCCTCCCCCGCCGCTAGTAACCCGATGGGGTACCCCAGGCCCTCGCTGGCACTGGGGACGGAACCTCGGCGGAGCCGGGACCCTCAGCGGGTCCAGGCGAGGCCGCGCCCCTGGCTGACTGGGACCAATGCGGGCCGGGAGCCGCGGTCATTGGTCAGGACGGAGCGCGGACCCGCCCACCTCCTGGTCCAGGGTCGGCTCCGGCCCCGCTGCAGGGCGGAGGGCTCCCCCTGCCGTCCTGAGGCCGCAAGCTCGAGTCAGCGGCGGACGGCCAGCCacgcccctccccagctcccagacAGGCGCTCCTCCCTATGGCCGGGCTAAGAACACGCGGTAAACCGAGCTCCAGAGGGTCCAAGTTAGTGCCCGGCCTAGCTGAAGAtcgaggaggagggagaggaggcccgGAGACCCCTCTGTCCCTCCAGGGCTACATCTTCCGTGCCCCCGCCCCAGGCCAGCTAGAGATCTCTGAGCCGGAAGTAGTGAAGGATGAGCCGCCTCCGGAGGAGGACCCCACCTCCCCCAGACCCTGGTAGGGGTTCAGGAAAGGAGCGTGGCACCGACCTGTGTGCTCACACTTGCTAAGTTGCAGTGCGACTAAGAGGTGAGGGTGGGAGCCCAGAGAAGAGGCTGGAGCCAGGAGAGCACCCCCTATGCATACACACAGCTGCATGTCTACACGGATGGGTTACAGGCAAGCCAGACCTGGGGTCCCCCAGCACAGATACAGACCCCCACAGACTAGAAAGGGGGCTTCTGGGTCTCCAGCCAAATCCCCCTGAAGAGTCTAAAAGCTGAGGTCTGAGCATCCCCAGAGTCATGGACTTTGGTCGAGAGAGGTGTACGTTCTGTGTCCCGTCCCCCCCATCTTGCCTGTGTCCAAGGATGACTCAGCCTGGCTCTCATGGGCCTCTTTTGGGAAACTGGTATAGAAGGAAGCATCTGGTATGGAAGCAGGTGTAGACAGCACCAAACTAGGTGCCCTCCATATGGGACAAGACCTTCTGTGTGGAGTGGAGGAACCCCCATTCCAGGTGCCCCCTCACCTGCTGACCATGGCCTCTCCATTAAGTGAAACCCTGAAGGGAACTGTATTTGTTGACGAACAGTCTCCATTCGGCAGCTCACCCCCATTGTGATATGTGTGTTCAAGGCCCTGTCCCCACCACTTTGCAGACCAGTACAGGCTGGACAGAGCAGGCTGGTGTGTCCTGGAGGGCCAAGGCTCCCAGAGCCCCCAGCTGGTGTGGAGGAGCCTCCCTCACAACCCACCCAGGCAGGCCCTAGAGACTCATACCCCCACCGCTTTCAGGGCGCTGGGCCCAGTGGCGACCTCACTTTGTGGTCTTTGGAATCAGGCCTCCCCTCCCTGTGCTGTCTGTTGACCAATATGTGGGGGGTGGGGACCAGTTGTGCAGTGGCTCAACCTGGGGCCAGGGATGGGCTCCAGCAAATGtgcctcttctttctctagaaGTAAATTTCCCAAAGGTGTGGGGACACGTCTTCAATTTCTTGGGGGGTCACTATTTTGATCCCACTAGGGCTTGTTCCTTAACTTGGCAACCCAGCCTCCATCCCTTATtctgctccctcctctgcccctcccccaacctcaCCAGCAGGGGTGAGGACAGAGGCCTGGCCGCTGCAGGtgtggggaaagggggagggcagACAGAGGCAGCATTTTAGCATTGCATAGGCATTTATTACCCACACTTGGCCAGGGACTTGGGTGGGGGGCCTTTAGCGCGGCCCCCAtggccctgccccgcccccccgcagGCGCAAGTTCATGTACACGGTGCACCCGGCTGTAAGCTTGTATTCCCCCAGGTGGAGCTGGTCGTCCATGGGCTTCCCCTCGAAAGTCAGCCAGAACTGGTCGGCCTGCACGCTCTCCCGCAGGCACACCTGCTGCTTGAGCTCTGCCACCGTCTGCGTCAGCCGGACCTCATAGGCGCTGCTGCGGCCCTTGCCGTTCCTCACCAGGATGCTCAGGGGGG
This genomic interval carries:
- the ISG15 gene encoding ubiquitin-like protein ISG15 — protein: MGGELKVKMLGGEFLVPLKDSMLVSELKQQIAQKTGVPPFQQRLATHPAGMVLQDRVPLVSQGLGPGSTVVLVVQNCDTPLSILVRNGKGRSSAYEVRLTQTVAELKQQVCLRESVQADQFWLTFEGKPMDDQLHLGEYKLTAGCTVYMNLRLRGGGAGPWGPR